The following proteins are co-located in the Candidatus Deferrimicrobiaceae bacterium genome:
- the flhA gene encoding flagellar biosynthesis protein FlhA, producing MAASPNATSLPAMQGGLTARELMVPLAIVGIIFLMIVPVPPFLLDLFLALSITLSLVVLLVSVYLIKPLEFSVFPSVLLLSTLFRLSLNVASARLILLRGNEGTDAAGAVIKAFGQFVVGGNYAVGIVIFLILVVINFVVITKGAGRIAEVAARFTLDAMPGKQMSIDADLNAGFIEEKEARRRRREIEREADFCGAMDGASKFIRGEAVAGIIIIVIDVLGGFFIGVFQLGLDMKTAAETYTILTIGDGLIAQIPALLVSTAAGIMVSRAAAETNLGEELGKQLFMKPKALATASGVLAVLGLVPGLPHVAFLLLSLIAGTGAYFIGQIADVEEAPAAAPVAPELTSEEKIEKCLAMDLMELEIGYGLIPLVDPEQGGDLLERIRAVRRQMAQERGFIVPSIHIRDNLEIKPQEYAIRIKGVEIARGEVRPGSLLALNPGQAVTEIPGIPTTEPAFGLPAKWIEERDRETAQMAGFTVVDPTTVVATHITEIIKRHAHEIITRQDVQKLLDGLKEHYPKVVEEVVPAMLPLGTLLRVLQNLLHEQVSVKDLLTIMETLGNVGPMVKDPDMLTEYVRQALSRSITQHFKTADNKIYVVSLEKPLEDMLEQAIQRTEMGNYLALEPNIARMILQRLADGVRKCVENGCEPIILCSPAVRPYLKRLTERAHPELVVLSFQEVTPTVTIHSLGTVGLSYAN from the coding sequence GTGGCCGCATCGCCGAACGCTACCTCTCTGCCAGCCATGCAGGGGGGACTCACAGCCCGCGAACTGATGGTTCCGCTGGCCATCGTGGGGATCATCTTCCTCATGATCGTCCCGGTGCCGCCCTTCCTCCTGGACCTGTTTCTGGCGCTTTCAATCACGCTTTCCCTTGTTGTTCTGCTGGTTTCCGTCTATCTCATCAAGCCGCTCGAATTCTCCGTGTTCCCTTCCGTCCTCCTCCTGTCCACGCTGTTCCGGCTTTCGCTCAACGTCGCCTCGGCCCGCCTAATCCTGCTGCGCGGCAACGAGGGAACCGACGCCGCCGGGGCGGTCATCAAGGCGTTCGGGCAGTTCGTCGTCGGCGGCAACTACGCCGTCGGCATCGTCATTTTTTTGATCCTCGTCGTCATTAATTTTGTCGTTATCACCAAGGGCGCGGGCCGGATCGCCGAAGTCGCCGCCCGGTTCACCCTCGACGCGATGCCCGGCAAGCAGATGAGCATCGACGCCGACCTCAACGCCGGTTTCATCGAAGAAAAGGAAGCGCGTCGCCGACGCCGCGAGATCGAGCGCGAGGCCGACTTCTGCGGCGCGATGGACGGCGCCAGCAAGTTCATCCGCGGCGAGGCGGTCGCGGGCATCATCATCATCGTCATCGACGTCCTCGGCGGCTTCTTCATCGGCGTCTTCCAGCTCGGGCTCGACATGAAGACCGCCGCGGAGACCTACACCATCCTGACGATCGGCGACGGGCTGATCGCCCAGATCCCGGCGCTTCTCGTCAGCACCGCCGCCGGCATCATGGTCTCCCGGGCCGCCGCCGAAACCAACCTCGGCGAAGAACTCGGCAAGCAGCTCTTCATGAAGCCCAAGGCGCTCGCCACAGCCTCCGGTGTCCTCGCCGTTCTCGGCCTGGTGCCGGGACTGCCCCATGTCGCCTTCCTGTTGCTTTCGTTGATCGCCGGCACGGGCGCTTATTTCATCGGGCAGATCGCCGACGTCGAGGAGGCGCCCGCGGCCGCCCCCGTCGCCCCCGAGCTCACCTCCGAGGAAAAGATCGAAAAGTGCCTCGCGATGGACCTGATGGAGCTCGAGATCGGGTACGGGCTTATTCCGCTGGTCGACCCCGAACAGGGCGGCGACCTTCTCGAACGGATCCGGGCCGTCCGCCGCCAGATGGCCCAGGAACGCGGCTTCATCGTCCCGTCCATCCACATCCGGGACAACCTGGAGATCAAGCCGCAGGAATACGCGATCCGCATCAAGGGCGTCGAGATCGCCCGCGGCGAAGTACGCCCCGGCAGCCTGCTCGCCCTCAATCCGGGGCAGGCGGTCACCGAGATCCCCGGCATCCCCACCACCGAGCCGGCCTTCGGCCTTCCGGCCAAGTGGATCGAGGAGCGCGACCGCGAGACGGCGCAGATGGCGGGCTTCACGGTCGTCGACCCGACCACCGTCGTCGCCACGCACATCACCGAGATCATCAAGCGGCATGCCCACGAGATCATCACCCGGCAGGACGTCCAGAAGTTGCTCGACGGGCTCAAGGAGCATTACCCCAAGGTCGTCGAAGAGGTCGTCCCCGCGATGCTCCCGCTCGGGACCCTGCTGCGCGTCCTGCAGAACCTGCTCCACGAGCAGGTCTCGGTCAAGGACCTGCTCACCATCATGGAGACGCTGGGCAACGTCGGCCCCATGGTCAAGGATCCCGACATGCTCACCGAATACGTCCGCCAGGCGCTGTCGCGCTCGATCACCCAGCATTTCAAGACGGCCGACAACAAGATCTACGTCGTCTCGCTCGAGAAGCCGCTCGAGGACATGCTCGAACAGGCCATCCAGCGCACCGAGATGGGCAACTACCTCGCGCTCGAGCCCAACATCGCCCGGATGATCCTGCAGCGGCTGGCCGACGGCGTCCGAAAGTGCGTCGAGAACGGCTGCGAACCGATCATCCTCTGCTCTCCCGCGGTTCGTCCCTATCTCAAGCGGCTGACCGAGCGGGCGCACCCCGAGCTGGTCGTCCTGTCGTTCCAGGAAGTCACGCCGACCGTCACCATCCATTCCCTCGGCACCGTGGGGTTGAGCTATGCAAATTAA
- a CDS encoding MinD/ParA family protein, with the protein MTQITSGPNPTGTRARLRVFSITSGKGGVGKTSIVTNLAVSFAKLGRKVLIIDADLGLANVDLMLGLTPKGNIHTLLSGEHTLDEVLVEGPAGIKVLPASSGIYEVTHLSSEQRIALLSQLDTLEDVFDTVLIDTGAGIASNVMYFNAAAQEIIVVVTPDNTSVADAYALIKVLTQNFGEKYFHILLNMVQNEFEAINTFKKIERAAAKFLNISLDYAGFVVRDDHIRKAANAQKPMVELTPAAPAARSIRYVAESLLSAYGRSSMKGTPQFFWKRLLVEEQSNGFQEAPG; encoded by the coding sequence ATGACCCAGATCACGTCCGGCCCCAACCCGACCGGCACGCGCGCCAGGCTGCGCGTCTTCTCGATCACCAGCGGCAAGGGGGGGGTCGGCAAGACCAGCATCGTGACGAATCTCGCCGTCAGCTTCGCGAAGCTCGGCCGAAAGGTTCTCATCATCGATGCCGATCTCGGGCTTGCCAACGTAGACCTCATGCTGGGGCTGACCCCCAAGGGGAACATCCATACGCTGCTTTCCGGCGAACACACGCTCGACGAAGTGCTGGTCGAGGGACCGGCCGGCATCAAGGTCCTGCCGGCTTCCTCCGGCATCTACGAGGTGACCCACCTCTCGTCCGAGCAGCGGATCGCGCTGCTTTCGCAACTCGACACGCTCGAGGACGTCTTCGACACCGTGCTGATCGATACCGGCGCCGGGATCGCCTCGAACGTGATGTATTTCAACGCGGCCGCCCAGGAGATCATCGTCGTCGTGACGCCCGACAACACATCGGTCGCCGACGCCTATGCGCTCATCAAGGTGCTCACCCAGAATTTCGGCGAAAAATATTTTCACATCCTCCTGAACATGGTCCAAAATGAGTTCGAAGCCATCAACACGTTCAAGAAGATCGAACGCGCCGCGGCGAAGTTTCTCAATATATCGCTCGATTACGCCGGTTTTGTCGTTCGGGACGACCACATTCGCAAGGCAGCCAACGCCCAGAAGCCGATGGTCGAGCTCACGCCTGCAGCCCCCGCCGCCCGGTCGATCCGGTACGTGGCCGAGAGCCTCCTGTCCGCGTACGGGCGCAGCAGCATGAAGGGCACGCCGCAATTCTTCTGGAAGCGTCTCCTCGTCGAGGAGCAGTCGAACGGCTTCCAGGAGGCGCCAGGGTGA
- a CDS encoding FliA/WhiG family RNA polymerase sigma factor: MKRNGKTAYEQMALPPGPSPRVAATKTPEERDALVREFVPLVKYHAGMLKLRLPPHIELDDLISSGIVGLLDALDRFDDSRGIKFKTYAEFRIRGAMLDYLREMDWFPRSVRQRATNLQNVYAQLEVLFGRPPEEEEVAKHLKISLEDLHKELSLTTGLTIFSLDAPVDDEVDAGIQRAIAEAAMDENKEEEILRDLKEVLGKAIDLLPEKEKHLIALYYYEELTMKEIGSLLSLGEPRICQLHNQAVLRLRGKLRQQLQR, encoded by the coding sequence ATGAAGAGAAACGGCAAAACGGCCTACGAACAGATGGCGCTGCCACCCGGACCATCCCCGCGTGTCGCCGCAACCAAGACGCCCGAAGAGCGCGACGCCCTCGTGCGCGAATTCGTTCCGTTGGTCAAGTACCATGCCGGGATGCTGAAGCTCCGCCTTCCCCCCCACATCGAGCTCGACGACCTGATCAGCTCGGGCATCGTCGGGCTGCTCGACGCCCTCGACCGGTTCGACGATTCCCGCGGGATCAAATTCAAGACCTATGCCGAGTTCCGGATCCGCGGCGCCATGCTCGATTACCTGCGGGAGATGGACTGGTTCCCCCGGTCGGTCCGCCAGCGCGCGACCAACCTGCAGAACGTCTATGCCCAGCTCGAGGTGCTGTTCGGCCGCCCCCCCGAAGAGGAGGAAGTCGCCAAGCACCTCAAGATCTCCCTCGAAGATCTGCACAAGGAGCTTTCGCTCACCACGGGGCTGACCATCTTCTCGCTCGACGCCCCCGTCGACGACGAGGTCGACGCCGGCATCCAGAGGGCGATCGCCGAGGCCGCGATGGACGAGAACAAGGAAGAAGAGATTTTGCGCGATCTCAAGGAAGTGCTCGGCAAGGCGATCGATCTGCTGCCCGAGAAGGAAAAGCACCTGATCGCTCTCTACTACTACGAAGAGCTGACGATGAAGGAGATCGGTTCCCTGCTCTCCCTGGGCGAGCCGCGCATCTGCCAGCTGCACAACCAGGCGGTCCTCCGCCTCCGCGGCAAGCTGCGCCAGCAGCTCCAGCGTTAA
- a CDS encoding ATP-binding protein, with protein MASPQDQMQKMEALGRLTGGIAHDFNNLLTGILGYASLLKNTLDRDTEQFEAAEYIERAAKRASHLTRQLLAYSRKETAALQRPTDVHRIIGEAVEILSRAENKDIRILPRLDARQTVVDADPTGLIQILLNLGVNAGDAMPDRGVLSITTENLQTEAGTEIEGTRIPDGEWIALRVADTGPGIPPEIRDMIFAPFFTTKGEGKGTGLGLSTAYNCVKAHNGFIFLEGNREGGASFLILLPLSADESEAAEPPASTGALRDLPRGSGTILVIDDEEIPRQLASDMLRALGYKTCEAASGLAGLELLSEAEGGIDLVLLDKIMPGMDGSETRRRIGEIDPTLPVVLCSGYIDDVGTNPGILKQFSAFLPKPYKLEELAEAIRGVLANRRKTV; from the coding sequence GTGGCCTCCCCTCAGGACCAGATGCAGAAGATGGAGGCGCTCGGGCGGCTGACCGGCGGCATCGCGCACGACTTCAACAACCTGTTGACCGGGATCCTCGGCTACGCCTCGTTGCTCAAGAACACCCTCGATCGCGACACCGAGCAATTCGAGGCCGCCGAATACATCGAACGGGCGGCGAAACGCGCATCCCACCTCACACGCCAGCTACTCGCCTATTCGCGCAAGGAGACGGCCGCGCTGCAACGCCCGACCGACGTCCACCGAATCATCGGCGAGGCGGTCGAGATCCTCTCCCGCGCCGAGAACAAGGACATCCGGATCCTGCCGCGCCTGGACGCCCGGCAGACCGTGGTCGACGCCGATCCCACCGGCCTCATCCAGATCCTGCTCAACCTGGGCGTCAACGCCGGCGACGCGATGCCCGACCGTGGCGTCCTCTCGATCACGACCGAGAACCTGCAGACCGAAGCCGGCACCGAGATCGAGGGCACCCGCATTCCCGACGGCGAGTGGATCGCCCTCCGGGTCGCGGACACGGGCCCGGGCATCCCGCCCGAGATCCGCGACATGATCTTCGCCCCGTTCTTCACGACGAAAGGCGAGGGAAAGGGAACCGGCCTCGGGTTGTCCACGGCCTACAATTGCGTGAAGGCGCACAACGGGTTCATCTTCCTCGAAGGCAACCGGGAAGGAGGCGCCTCCTTCCTGATCCTGCTCCCCCTGTCCGCCGACGAGTCCGAGGCCGCCGAACCGCCGGCATCGACGGGCGCCCTGCGCGATCTTCCCCGAGGCAGCGGAACCATCCTGGTCATCGACGACGAGGAGATCCCGAGGCAGCTGGCGTCCGACATGCTGCGGGCGCTGGGCTACAAGACCTGCGAGGCGGCGTCGGGCCTCGCTGGACTCGAGCTGCTCTCCGAGGCGGAGGGCGGGATCGACCTCGTCCTGCTCGACAAGATCATGCCCGGGATGGACGGCTCCGAGACGCGCCGGCGCATCGGGGAAATCGATCCGACCCTCCCGGTCGTCCTCTGCTCGGGGTACATCGACGATGTCGGCACGAACCCGGGCATCCTCAAGCAGTTCAGCGCATTCCTGCCGAAGCCGTACAAGCTCGAAGAGCTGGCCGAGGCAATCCGGGGCGTCCTGGCCAATCGAAGGAAGACCGTTTGA
- a CDS encoding class I SAM-dependent methyltransferase → MPLVDIEDFYPYSFLPQHRYGYDKPPHVLLDRMFAKGLDEYQALVQEFAGYADDLRKISRQPSISDPSMPCWDNGWFPAMDGIALFGLISYLKPARYFEVGSGNSTKYAALAKRTNSPSTLIVSIDPAPRAEIESLCDFIIREPFQNVSAEFMARLMPGDILFIDGSHRVLQNSDVSVFYMEVLPLLKPGVLIGQHDIVLPYDYHADWGKRMYSEQYMLASVLLAAEEKFDIIFPTFYLSELHPERLRPVMDAVWSSPNLRGIPPFGSSFWMMKK, encoded by the coding sequence ATGCCGCTGGTTGATATCGAGGACTTCTACCCCTATTCCTTTCTTCCGCAGCACAGGTACGGTTACGACAAACCGCCCCACGTGCTGCTGGACCGGATGTTCGCCAAGGGACTCGACGAATATCAGGCCTTGGTGCAGGAATTCGCGGGATATGCCGATGACCTTCGGAAGATTTCCCGCCAGCCGTCGATCTCCGATCCCAGCATGCCGTGCTGGGACAACGGTTGGTTCCCGGCGATGGACGGGATCGCATTGTTCGGATTGATTTCCTACCTCAAGCCGGCCAGGTACTTCGAAGTCGGCTCGGGGAACTCGACCAAGTACGCGGCGCTGGCAAAACGAACGAATAGCCCTTCGACCCTGATCGTTTCCATCGACCCGGCCCCGCGGGCGGAAATCGAGTCCCTTTGCGATTTCATCATTCGCGAGCCGTTCCAGAACGTCTCCGCCGAATTCATGGCCCGGTTGATGCCCGGAGACATTCTCTTCATCGACGGATCCCATCGGGTCCTTCAAAACTCGGATGTGTCGGTCTTCTACATGGAGGTTCTGCCGCTGCTGAAGCCGGGCGTCCTGATCGGTCAGCACGACATCGTGCTTCCGTACGATTACCACGCCGACTGGGGGAAGCGGATGTACTCCGAGCAATACATGCTCGCTTCCGTCCTCCTGGCGGCGGAAGAGAAATTCGACATCATCTTTCCGACCTTCTATTTGTCCGAACTGCATCCGGAACGGTTGCGCCCTGTGATGGACGCGGTCTGGTCCTCGCCGAACCTCCGCGGAATCCCTCCTTTCGGAAGCTCGTTCTGGATGATGAAAAAGTAA